Proteins from one Dama dama isolate Ldn47 chromosome 12, ASM3311817v1, whole genome shotgun sequence genomic window:
- the NOX5 gene encoding NADPH oxidase 5, which translates to MSAPGDTAWTDSEGFRGTMTAEEDAKWLQWVTHQFKTIAGKDGEINLQDFKKALQVKESFFAERFFVLFDSDGSGTITLQELQEALTLLIHGSPMDKLKFLFQVYDVDGSGSVDPDELRTVLQACLHESAISLPQEKLDQLALALFESADKDCSGTITFEELRDELQRVPEVMENLTISAARWLTPPAPPRHQHPPRPLTSAYWHNHRSHALCLAVFVGLHVLLFALAASAYRAFGASVMVAKGCGQCLNFDCSFIAVLMLRRCLTWLRATWLAQVLPLDHNIQFHQLMGYVVVGLSLVHTVAHVVNFALQAQSEASPFRFWELLLTTRPGIGWVHGLASPTGVALLLLLILMFACSSSCVRRRGHFEVFYWTHLSYLPMWLLLILHGPNFWKWLLVPGTLFFLEKTISLAASRMAALNIVEVNLLPSKVTHLLIKRPPLFHYRPGDYLYLNIPSIARYEWHPFTISSAPEQKDTIWLHIRSQGQWTNRLFESFKKSDPVFCGSKRLSRRLEMKRSQRKSQPGVQPQPIDFRASAQSAVASSKEVTVELTSYRPEGTPWREHEGMVNMGTKDRTRAQREAAAEDRVLVSEMCSENHQFCNIKCYIDGPYGTPTRRIFASEHAVLIGAGIGITPFASILQSILYRHQKRKHICPSCQHSWMDSGQDEDMKLHKVDFIWINRDQQSFEWFVSLLTKLEMDQAEETQEGRFLELHMYMTSALSKNDIKAIGLQMALDLLAKKEKKDSITGLQTRTQPGRPDWNKVFQKVAAEKKGKVQVFFCGSPALAKILKGHCEQFSFKFFQENF; encoded by the exons ATGAGTGCGCCGGGAGACACAGCCTGGACAGACTCTGAAGGCTTCAGAGG CACCATGACTGCCGAGGAGGACGCCAAGTGGCTTCAGTGGGTGACGCACCAGTTTAAGACCATTGCGGGAAAAGATGGGGAGATCAACCTGCAAGACTTCAAAAAAGCCCTGCAGGTGAAAGAG TCTTTCTTTGCTGAGAGATTCTTTGTCCTGTTTGACTCGGATGGAAGTGGCACCATCACacttcaggagctgcaggaggcacTGACCCTGCTCATCCACGGCAGCCCCATGGACAAACTCAAATTCCTCTTCCAGGTGTATGACGTCGACG GCAGCGGCTCCGTCGACCCCGACGAGCTGCGCACCGTGCTGCAGGCGTGCCTGCACGAGAGCGCCATCTCGCTGCCCCAGGAGAAGCTGGACCAGCTGGCGCTGGCGCTCTTCGAGTCGGCCGACAAGGACTGCAGCGGCACCATCACCTTCGAGGAGCTCCGAGACGAGCTGCAGCGCGTCCCCGAGGTCATGGAGAACCTGACCATCAG CGCTGCTCGCTGGCTAACGCCCCCGGCTCCCCCGCGACACCAGCACCCACCTCGCCCGCTGACCTCTGCCTACTGGCACAACCACCGCAGCCACGCGCTCTGCCTGGCCGTCTTCGTGGGCCTCCACGTGCTGCTGTTTGCCCTGGCAGCTAGTGCCTACCGGGCCTTCGGAGCCAGCGTCATGGTGGCCAAGGGCTGCGGCCAGTGCCTCAACTTTGACTGCAGCTTCATCGCG GTGCTGATGCTCAGGCGCTGCCTCACGTGGCTGCGGGCCACGTGGCTGGCTCAGGTCCTGCCGCTGGACCACAACATCCAGTTCCACCAGCTTATGGGCTACGTGGTGGTCGGGCTCTCGCTGGTGCACACCGTGGCCCATGTGGTGAACTTCG CGCTCCAGGCTCAGTCTGAGGCCAGCCCCTTCCGGTTTTGGGAACTCCTGCTCACCACGAGACCTGGCATCGGCTGGGTTCACGGCTTGGCTTCCCCGACCGGCGTGGCTCTGCTCCTGCTGCTGATCCTCATGTTCGCCTGCTCCAGCTCCTGTGTCCGCAGGAGAGGCCACTTTGAG GTGTTCTACTGGACCCATCTGTCCTACCTCCCCATGTGGCTCCTGCTCATCCTGCATGGGCCCAACTTCTGGAAGTGGCTGCTGGTCCCTGGCACGTTGTTCTTCCTGGAGAAAACCATCAGCCTGGCAGCGTCCCGCATGGCGGCCCTGAACATCGTGGAAGTCAATCTCCTCCCTTCCAAG GTCACTCATCTCCTCATCAAGAGGCCCCCTCTTTTCCACTACAGACCTGGTGACTACTTGTATCTGAACATCCCCAGCATCGCACGCTACGAGTGGCACCCCTTCACCATCAGCAGTGCTCCTGAGCAGAAAG ACACCATCTGGCTACACATCCGGTCCCAGGGCCAGTGGACCAACAGGTTGTTTGAGTCCTTCAAGAAATCAGACCCAGTGTTCTGTGGTTCCAAGAGGCTCTCGAGGAGGTTGGAGATGAAGAGGAGTCAGAGGAAGTCTCAG CCGGGCGTGCAGCCCCAGCCCATCGATTTCCGAGCCTCAGCACAGAGTGCAGTAGCCTCCAGCAAGGAGGTGACTGTGGAGCTGACATCCTACAGGCCGGAGGGAACTCCGTGGCGGGAGCACGAAGGCATGGTGAACATGGGGACAAAGGATAGGACTCGGGCACAGAGGGAAGCTGCAGCCGAGGACCGGGTCCtg GTCTCCGAGATGTGCTCTGAGAACCACCAGTTCTGTAACATCAAG TGCTACATCGATGGCCCTTATGGGACTCCCACTCGCAGGATCTTTGCCTCCGAGCATGCTGTGCTCATTGGTGCAGGCATTGGCATCACGCCCTTTGCCTCCATCCTGCAGAGCATCTTATACAG ACACCAGAAGAGAAAGCACATTTGCCCCAGTTGCCAGCACTCCTGGATGGACAGTGGTCAGGACGAGGATATGAAACTCCACAAG GTGGACTTCATCTGGATTAACCGAGACCAGCAGTCTTTCGAGTGGTTTGTGAGCCTGCTGACCAAACTGGAGATGGACCAGGCCGAGGAGACGCAGGAGG GCCGTTTTCTGGAGCTGCACATGTACATGACCTCTGCGCTGAGCAAGAACGACATAAAGGCCATTGGTCTGCAGATGGCCCTCGACCTCCTGgccaagaaggagaagaaggattCCATCACGGGCCTCCAGACACGCACCCAGCCTGGGCGGCCTGACTGGAACAAG GTGTTCCAGAAGGTGGCCGCTGAGAAGAAAGGCAAGGTGCAGGTCTTCTTCTGTGGCTCCCCAGCTCTGGCCAAGATCCTCAAGGGCCACTGTGAGCAGTTCAGCTTcaagtttttccaagagaacttCTAG